The Rosa chinensis cultivar Old Blush chromosome 7, RchiOBHm-V2, whole genome shotgun sequence DNA segment TTAAACCTTAAtggacttttttcttttcttttcctaatGAGAATGGAGAACGGAAAGGCAAGGGTTGCCAGGTCTCAGTCTTGCTTAATGATTTTatggttttatttttcttgctaATATAACATTCTTGTTCAAAGTTGACAGTAATAGCTTCCCTTTCTTTGACATTATCACATTGGTGTATTTGATTGTATTTAGGGGATATATTCAAGCAATTCGAGAGATTGAGCAGCAGCTTCACAGTGGGGCTGGCAAAGTAAAGTTTGATGATATTGTTGTAGCATGTGGAAGGTTCGGCTCTATGCTATCTCTTCCATAATTTCTATGGCGGGAGTATATCTTTGTGAAAACAATCAAGTTGATCATGATCATGAATGACATTATTTCCATCTGTTTTTTGTTGTCCGGTACTAGTTcattttatttaatatattttctaTTGTTGATTCTAGTGGGGGTACAATTGCTGGTTTGTCATTGGGGTCTCGGCTGAGTTCATTGAAGGCAAAAGTATGAATCTCCTTTGTTGATTACTAGATTTTCAATATGCTGCTCttgtcatgtcatgtaattaTTTGTTCATTCTGCTCTGCAGGTTCATGCATTCTCTGTCTGCGATGACCCTGATTACTTCTACGACTTTGTTCAAGGCCTACTTGATGGACTTAAAGCAGGCGTTGATTCACGTAATATTGTTAACATTCAAAATGTGAGTGTCAGAGCAGATCAGATTAGAttttccttaattttttttcttatatggTCATGCTGTTGCGAGTGATGAGTACATTCATGGGTACTTTGACTTTTTAGGGTCTTATGTAGTTTTGAGGAATTTGTTGTGGTTGATTACAATTTTGAATGATTACTCTGAGGAACTGTAAAGATGAAAATAAAATCGTAGTTTGAAAATTCATGGTTTGTAATATATGTATGTTACCATTATAGATGTGATGCATCCTAAAACATGCATATGCATTCCATGCATCCACAAACAGAATGTACATCTAGATAACTTGTTTATAGTTCGaacttgaagttggggttgaTTGTATATTATGGTCTGACAGGCCAAGGGTTTAGGGTATGCAATTAACACTGCTGAGGAGCTTACTTTTGTGAAGGAGATTGCCGCTACCACTGGGGTTATCTTGGATCCAGTTTACAGGTGTGTATCAGTGAAGTTTTCCAGTTTGTTGCTTCAGAAACCGTTGTGTGCATTTGATGAACTCTTATTATGTTTTATACTTCCTTTAtgttacaaaaaaataaaaaataaacaattgtATACTTATCGATATATGAGAAGAAGGAATCTTATTTTATATATCCAACCCTGTTTCAGCACTTCTGTTATCTAGAATGATTGTATACTTATCAATATATGTTCCCTATTTCCTGAATACAAAATGTTAACTGTTTGTTcacttagaaaaataaaatgagtTTAAAAGAGTAGTTCCTAGGTTCGAGTTTATTGTCGAATGACAAGATGAAAGATTAATCAATTTTATGTCATCTGTTTTCAGTGGCAAAGCTGCTTATGGATTGCTGAAAGACATGGCTGAGAATCCAAAGAAGTGGGAAGGAAGAAAGATCCTCTTCATACACACAGGAGGGCTGCTCGGGTTGTTTGACAAGGTTGAGCAGATTGCTCCATCATTGGGAAAATACAGCCGGATGGATGTCTGCGAATCTGTTCCACGGAAGGATTGTATCGGGAAAATGTTCTAGTCTCTACTCTCTAGATATTAAGAATTATTGGATTAAATCTCCAATCCAATCCAAGTCCATACTGCTACAAATGATGATTAAGAAAATGGTTCTCATGTTAATAATAAATAAGAGTAATAGGAGGAGAGCTTCTAATGTATTATTTGTCAAGGATGGACTTTGTGGGAAACACTAGAATGAAACATCAGCATCATCAGTTATAATTTTATGATATTCGATAGCTTATTTGATGTAATATGTTAAGAGGATCGAAGTGGAAAGCTAAAGTAAATGCGATCAAGTAAAGAATATCAAATGTAGACCAACTTTATAGTAGTAAACTCTCTCTAGTTATAGACTAAATTAAGATTATGTCAATTTGCCTATGTGAAATTGGTCTAGATTGTAGGtgaattttttatatatttatgagAGAAAAACTTTTGGCTATTGGATAAAATTATAGAAACAGCCTGCAAACACATGTCTTGCAAttcttaaaaaaagaaaaagaaaaaaaaaacacatgtcTTGCATGTATAAGAACATTTCTcgaatagagaaaaagaagtaaaagttagtgaaaaaaaaaaaaaaaaaaaatcccaaaccGTGATGAAGTTATATGACAGTGGCCTAGTGGGTAGTTCATATGCAGATATGGGTTTGACTCTCTATGCAGAATGAGTAAGCAGATAATGTGTAGTTATCTTATCTGTAGAGTAAGTGGATTAtatttttttacttcttttaaTTTTGTGATTTATCATATTACTCCTACAATATTAAATGATCTCTTTATCCTTTCACACGTGTACTTTGATTGACAAAGTGATTGAGATTTGTTAGATGATTTATGGAATTGTATTTGTTATATACGTGATTTCAAATAATCATCATCTGTATCTTGAAATATCCCAATAAAAACAGTTTCAACAAAAGTAGGCATTGCTCGAAAGTCTCAATTTAATTTTGGCGTGGAAtttgaaaatttcaaatttcccaaaaaaaacTTGCCGCGAGATTTTGGAGCCAAATTGGAGCCCCACTCTTTTAAAAGTTCGTTTATGTTTCCCGGTTTCCCTACCAGATTTCAACTCCACCGAAAGACCCACACACGCCGACGCCGACGCCGACTCAGATCTggtaatttattttcttgatcTTTCCTTTTGAGTTTCgcaactcttcttcttcttcttcttcttcttcttcttcttcggttTCGAGTTTGAACCCGTTAGTGTTTAATTTTTGCAGAAAACATGTTAGTTCAGAGCTGTACTCCGAGTTCAGTTGAAGCAAGGAAACAGGATCTTTGCATTTCCGTACTTAAAACGTATAAGCTCCAAAAGATTtcccttcataaaagttgtgctgctgctgctgttcaAGTTTCCGGAATTGATGACTCTATTCAGTCGTGTAAGCTGTGTGGTAAATCCGAAAACGTATTGAATCTGTTACTTTGTGATCGTTGTGAGGAAGCGTTTCATGTGTCTTGCTGCAAACCCAGGGTGGTTTTGCCAATTGACGAGTGGTTTTGTCATTCCTGTGCAAAAATGTCGGAGATTAATTCCTTCTCCAAATCACGTACTATTAGTCAGGGGATTGGCCCATGTCAATTTGAATTCGGTCCAGTATTGGGTCCAATAGCAGCCATGATCAAGTACCCGGACCCATTTATTTCTAAGGTTCGAATTGGCGAAGCATATCAAGCCCAAGTTCCTGACTGGTGCGTTGAGATCTTGCTTCTTGTACATGTTTCTTTCTATATGGTTTGGCTTTTAACTCAAACTGCTGGAGTTGTTCTTGTGTTGCTCATCCGTTGGAAATTAGTACTATCTGTTGAATTAATTATTGGCTTTTGACTATTTCAACTTACTCTTCACTGTGCCATATATATTTGTTAACGTTGCTGCAGGGCTCCTCCCACTGAAGTCAAAACTGACAACGGGGGTTGTTCTGATTGTGCCGACTCTCAGGTGATGATCAATCTTTTAGGTGCTTACATCATTCTTTTATTGTCGCTCGCTCCAATAATTGCACTCTTGCATATATATCAATAAAATAGGACTCGGGCATTCTACAGGTCAAACTAGAATATAGAGTACTAGCTGTGTTGTTCCTTGCTTCTTACATAAGTTCCTTACAGAAGTATTCATAGTCAAACTAACCCACAGCTATGGATGGTAGAGAATGAATGATGAGAACATAAACCGCAACATATGAATTCATGCTTATTCTTGTATTAATCGGTGCAtgcagaatatatatatatatatatatatatatatatatatttcttggtTGTATTTCAGCTCTTTTGATAGATTATGAATTATTGGATTCAACCATATATTAGGAAAGTTTCAGCTGTATCATCTGTATTAGATAATGATCATTCAAATACTTTCTCAGGTGCGGTGCAAAATTCACTAACCTAATAGTTATGAGCAATGCAAGCACGAAAATCATAAAACAGTAGCTTGATTGATTTGTTTGAATTGAAGTAGCAATTTGTTGATGTGATTTTGTATCTTAAACTAGTGCCTTTTCTTCTTATCTGGTTATCTGGATTTATTCCTGTCATTTTGTTTACACTAGTATTTTGTTTCTGTGGCCTTAGAGTTGTAGCTCATATTACTGTTTCTTTTTACATTGCTGTGTAGTTGAAATCACATACTGCTTCTAGAAAGAGAAAACAAGAGTTTTCATCATAAACTGGTGGAGAAGTCTAAATAAACGTCAGTGAGTATGTATCGATCTGTCTTCTATTTCTTGTCAATATACTTCATCAGTTGGAATGTTTCTTACAATTTAGCTAGGTCACTTATATGAATGACTTTTCTCTTGTTTGTCCAGTTTGACACATTCATATACCGATCAGACTGATAACAATAAAGGGACGGACTTGGTTTACGATTTGCAACTGAAAACTTAATTCGTCTGTATCTACCTGTGCTTCTGAATCCTACTCGCTTATCCAGTTTTGAGCCCGTAGCATTGATTAGTATGATACCCTTAATTAATGCATGCAGTTGCCTTGCCTACTTTCCCTATCTCTATGCCCCTTAGCCTTCAAATTGCTTATCCAGTTTTGAGCTTAACATTTAGCATGATACCTCTAGTGCGCCTAGTTTGCTCCATCCTTTTGGCTACCTAGCCCCACCGAGCTAGCTCACTCAAtcgccatcatcatcatcttcgttTCTTCCTCCCATTTCAATCCTTATTCGGTGGTTGTACTGACTCCCATTTCAATCCTTTAATTTCCTCATTAATCAGTACTGGTTGTTGTGATCGTCATGCTCTTCGCAATTGCAAACAGAGTGACTGGTACGTTTGACCCCCACTATCAAGCATCAACCGAACTAGTAGTGCCTGCAACAGCAAGCTCACTACAAAGTGCATTTCAACTGTGGGTCAACAAGTCATCAACCACCACACACAAGTGATCTCACAATGATAGAGCTGGAGAAGTGGTGAGTACACGTTCAAAGAGTCATATTTGCATCCCCCGGTCAACTTCAATATCGTGTTTTTCATAGAATTATTCACTTTTGTTTATTGCTTAATTTCCGTTGGCAAATCTAAAAGCAAAGTCACTTGTTTCTTTCGCTTTCGACCCATATTATCCTTCTGTACAACTAGGCATATTACTGGCAATCCTATCCCATTGTGGGGGCCATTACTTGATTTGTATTGTATTACATGACCAACCAATAGAGTTTCTGCTGATCATTCCGTCGTTGGATGGATCCAACTTATTCAACAACGGGCAAATTATATAGTAACGTTTTCTGACAAAACAAAAGGATCAGATAGGAAAGAAGGTTCATATGTCACTAATATGAGCGAAAAGTAGCGTCTAAATTATTTTCATAACTTTAGTTTTTTAGCTTAATTTAGCATAATTTATACCGTGTAAAAAGCAACCCAAATGATGAATTTTAAAacagaaatttattttaaaaattataTTATTAAATTACTGTTTATAAAAGTTGGTAAACAATAATAGCTTTCATAAATTAAAAATTGCGGCTGTTTTTAAATTAATCTCAGTTCTCCCAAATTACTGAATTAGACCTTAATCTGGTTGAAACCGGTatgtatggaaaaaaaaaaccactgaATTAGCCGTGTGTTAAGGCCCATAGCCCATtggaaaacaaaggaaaagaggACGGTCGGCAGCGTAGGCCAAAATAATGCATGAGTGATGGGGCCACTCTGCCTGCCTAATCCGTGTACGTGTCCCTCTTCCTTCCGCGTAAAGCTTTTTAAATTGTTTTTCAACTTGCTTCTCATGAATTCTCTCTCGAATCCTCTCCTCCTCCCATAAAgtttgatataaattaaatgccCAAAAAACAACCAACAGCATCATTCCTCACTATTTTCTCACTACCCACCTCCTTATCCTTCTCTTCGACTatttgagaaagaaagaaacatggTGATCTCGACGACCGCCGGTGATCGTGCAGATCACTTTCTGGACTGTACCTTTGCTTCCAGATATGTGCGCAATCCCGTCCCCAAGTAATTAAGTCTATCTTCACCGATccggttttttatttatttatttttttttagctagCATGCTGCTTTAGTGATCGATCAGTTCATGTAGATCGATGCAGAGAATTTGCATGTGTTTAGCTTAATTCTCAAAACCTTaagaaatgaatgaatgaatgcagGTTCATGATGCCGGCGACCTCACAACCCAAAGAAGCAGCTTATCAGATAATAAACGATGAGCTTATGCTGGATGGGGCTCCAAGACTCAACTTGGCCTCATTCGTGACCACCTGGATGGAGCCGGAATGCGATAAACTCATGATGGCCTCTATGAACAAAAACTATGTTGACATGGATGAGTACCCGGTCACCACTGAACTTCAGGTACTACTCGATCGATCATCGATCTCCCGCCCTAGACCTTCTATCGAGCTCCATTACTCATCCATCCTCTTCTTTAATTACACTAAATCATATCTCCAATTTTACTTACGTATTATATACATGTTACTGATCTAGATTCGAGATCTGGGAGAGGGGATCATTAAGAATTCAAGATGACTGAGAATGCCGTTTATTGATATTGTAAGGCACGATGACATTTATTATAGTATCGTGATAGAGTAGCCAAACTTTCACGGACGTGAATTCGAAGCTTTGACTGTGGCATCAAATGGTTTTTAATTTTGTGGACTCTGTGAGACGTGGCCTAACATTACAGCATCCACCCAAAAGCAGATTACgtggtctatatatatatatatatatgcagctCAAATAATGGCAATATATTAAGATTTATATTTAGCATTACATTATCTTTTTATCGAGTATCGACcaaactaaaagaaaatatcTCCTTGGGAATCTGGAGTCTGGACGGTAGCTAGTTTCAGATGCCACAAACTGACATAAATTACAGTCATGAATTTAGATGCATGCAACTACATACAGACATAGATACAGAGCAAATTATAAATCAATATAGTTTGGGAGACTTGTAGAGTTGTAGGTCAATTAGGAAGTTTTACAAGGACAAGGGAAAGAGTAAATAAAAGTAACTTAGTTCATGAAGGAAGCTTTATATTCCCTTGGATTCCTCAGTTTTGTAGGCAATCAGATTTTTATTAACCCTCATGATAAATGTTTAACTACATTGTTATACACTTATATGTAACCCAAAAGACAAAGAAATAGTAGAAGATTTTCATGCCTTGAGTCGTTCTATGGTCACTACTCACGCACAACAGTTCTAGTTAATCTTGTGATGAAATTTGATTTCGTATTGATTATGATATATAGCTTGTTATACTCTCATATAATCCTTTCTTCCTCCATGTAGAATCGCTGTGTGAATATGATCGCCAACCTTTTCAATGCTCCCATCGGAGCAGCTGAAACTGCTGTTGGCGTGGGGACGGTAGGATCTTCAGAGGCAATTATGCTGGCTGGCCTAGCTTTTAAAAGAAAATGGCAGCACAGGAGGAAATTAGAAGGCAAACCCTACGACAAGCCCAACATTGTCACTGGAGCTAATGTGCAGGTCTGAATTCTTAATTTCTCTGGTGCTTGATGAATATATGTACTTCTTTCTCATGAAGTATCATGACCTTTTTAATTTGAATTAAACACTAGTGAACCTGTTGCCATTGCCAAATCATACTTAGTTTGCTTGAAGATAATGGCTAAATGGTTATCTCTTTGTGTGCCCATTTGATGCATATATAGTGTTTCTTCAAACTATACAGGTTTGCTGGGAAAAGTTTGCTAGGTATTTTGAGGTTGAACTGAAGGAGGTAAAGCTATCAGAGGGATACTATGTGATGGACCCTGTCAAAGCAGTTGAGATGGTTGATGAGAACACTATCTGTGTTGCAGCTATTCTAGGTTCAACCCTGACGGGAGAGTTTGAGGATGTGAAGCTCCTTAATGATCTTCTTATTAAGAAGAATAAGGAGACAGGATGGGAAACTCCTATTCATGTTGATGCTGCCAGTGGAGGCTTTATAGCGCCGTTCCTTTATCCTGAACTTGAGTGGGACTTCCGTTTGCCATTAGTCAAGAGTATCAATGTAAGTGGCCACAAGTATGGCCTTGTATATGCTGGTGTTGGATGGGTTGTGTGGAGGAGTAAAGAGGACTTGCCCGACGAGCTTGTGTTTCACATCAATTATCTTGGATCTGATCAACCAACTTTCACCCTCAACTTTTCCAAAGGTATTACTTGCATACTGAAACACTGTAAAATTGAcagtaattactaattagtaATCAATGAAGAACTATTTTGGATATGACTAATGTAAATTTGCTCATTTgcaagcatgctttgttaaTTAACAAGTCTTCAACTTAATTCTGTTATGTGGCAGGGTCTAGCCAAATAATTGCTCAGTATTATCAGTTTATACGACTGGGATTTGAGGTAACTTTAGCAAGATTGTTCTTGG contains these protein-coding regions:
- the LOC112175097 gene encoding uncharacterized protein LOC112175097, yielding MFPGFPTRFQLHRKTHTRRRRRRLRSENMLVQSCTPSSVEARKQDLCISVLKTYKLQKISLHKSCAAAAVQVSGIDDSIQSCKLCGKSENVLNLLLCDRCEEAFHVSCCKPRVVLPIDEWFCHSCAKMSEINSFSKSRTISQGIGPCQFEFGPVLGPIAAMIKYPDPFISKVRIGEAYQAQVPDWAPPTEVKTDNGGCSDCADSQLKSHTASRKRKQEFSS
- the LOC112175096 gene encoding glutamate decarboxylase 4 isoform X1: MVISTTAGDRADHFLDCTFASRYVRNPVPKFMMPATSQPKEAAYQIINDELMLDGAPRLNLASFVTTWMEPECDKLMMASMNKNYVDMDEYPVTTELQNRCVNMIANLFNAPIGAAETAVGVGTVGSSEAIMLAGLAFKRKWQHRRKLEGKPYDKPNIVTGANVQVCWEKFARYFEVELKEVKLSEGYYVMDPVKAVEMVDENTICVAAILGSTLTGEFEDVKLLNDLLIKKNKETGWETPIHVDAASGGFIAPFLYPELEWDFRLPLVKSINVSGHKYGLVYAGVGWVVWRSKEDLPDELVFHINYLGSDQPTFTLNFSKGSSQIIAQYYQFIRLGFEGYKNVMENCMDNTRALKEGLEKTGRFEILSKDIGVPLVAFKLKDSSKHTVFEIADSLRKFGWIVPAYTMPANAEHIAVLRVVVREDFSRSLAERLLSDIDKVLNEIDTLPSRVSMKAAHVTPTVDEGVNASEGMVKPGKKSVEEIQREVATYWRNLVERKRTGVC
- the LOC112175096 gene encoding glutamate decarboxylase 5 isoform X2; protein product: MPFIDINRCVNMIANLFNAPIGAAETAVGVGTVGSSEAIMLAGLAFKRKWQHRRKLEGKPYDKPNIVTGANVQVCWEKFARYFEVELKEVKLSEGYYVMDPVKAVEMVDENTICVAAILGSTLTGEFEDVKLLNDLLIKKNKETGWETPIHVDAASGGFIAPFLYPELEWDFRLPLVKSINVSGHKYGLVYAGVGWVVWRSKEDLPDELVFHINYLGSDQPTFTLNFSKGSSQIIAQYYQFIRLGFEGYKNVMENCMDNTRALKEGLEKTGRFEILSKDIGVPLVAFKLKDSSKHTVFEIADSLRKFGWIVPAYTMPANAEHIAVLRVVVREDFSRSLAERLLSDIDKVLNEIDTLPSRVSMKAAHVTPTVDEGVNASEGMVKPGKKSVEEIQREVATYWRNLVERKRTGVC